The Schistocerca gregaria isolate iqSchGreg1 chromosome 4, iqSchGreg1.2, whole genome shotgun sequence genome contains a region encoding:
- the LOC126267959 gene encoding uncharacterized protein LOC126267959 produces MRACILLVLAASVAVASVEGVAPDAYLSISNDDCDQSRLKWPCPGQCSLEIQPVYATCEHGRLETFINCCTWHRDVCQFRRPCRFHSKGPRGGGAAREPWTWHSGVTTY; encoded by the exons CTGCGTCAGTGGCCGTGGCGTCCGTGGAAGGGGTGGCGCCCGACGCCTACCTGTCCATCTCGAACGACGATTGCGACCAGtcgcggctgaagtggccgtgccccGGCCAGTGCTCGCTGGAGATCCAGCCAGTGTACGCCACGTGCGAGCACGGCCGCCTCGAGACTTTCATCAACTGCTGCACGTGGCACCGCGACGTCTGCCAGTTCAGGAGGC CGTGCAGGTTCCATTCCAAGGGTCCTCGCGGCGGCGGCGCAGCCCGAGAGCCCTGGACCTGGCACAGTGGGGTGACCACATACTAA